In one Nicotiana tomentosiformis chromosome 6, ASM39032v3, whole genome shotgun sequence genomic region, the following are encoded:
- the LOC104084466 gene encoding protein yippee-like At5g53940, translating into MGRIFVVDLEGRTYKCKFCKTHLALADDLVSRGFHCRRGKAYLFNKAVNVTVGPHEERVMLSGMHTVADIFCCCCGQIVGWKYESAHEESQKYKEGKFVLERDRIIDGVDTEFYIDTRPSISDAEDA; encoded by the exons ATGGGAAGGATATTTGTGGTAGATCTTGAAGGTAGGACATACAAGTGCAAGTTCTGCAAAACCCATCTCGCCCTTGCTGATGACCTTGTTTCCAGG GGATTTCATTGTCGCAGAGGAAAAGCATACCTATTCAATAAAGC GGTGAATGTAACGGTTGGACCTCATGAAGAGAGGGTGATGCTTTCTGGGATGCACACGGTAGCGGACATATTTTGTTGCTGTTGTGGGCAAATTGTTGGCTGGAAATAT GAGTCTGCACATGAGGAAAGCCAGAAGTATAAGGAAGGGAAGTTTGTTCTTGAAAG AGATAGGATCATTGACGGAGTTGACACTGAATTCTACATTGATACTCGTCCGAGTATCAGTGATGCTGAGGATGCATAG